Proteins encoded together in one Chitinophaga sp. LS1 window:
- a CDS encoding argininosuccinate synthase — protein MKKVVLGFSGGLDTSYCVKYLTEEKGYEVHSVIVNTGGFSEEELVEIEKRAYNLGVKSHKTVNAVRSYYDSVIKYLIFGNVLKNNTYPLSVSAERMSQALAIGEYVREVGADAVAHGSTGAGNDQVRFDMIFNIMIPGVEIITPIRDMKLSREAEISYLKEKGVEMNFEKAAYSINKGMWGTSVGGKETLTSNGFLPEEAWPTQLTKEGTEQVKLKFVKGELTGVNDKTFAHPSEAIQYLQTIAGPFAIGRDIHVGDTIIGIKGRVGFEAAAPVIIIKAHHALEKHVLTKWQLSWKDQLAAFYGNWMHEGQIMDPVMRDIEAFLQHSQENVTGEVFVTLQPYRFQVTGIESAYDLMSSKFGKYGEMNNGWSGEDVRGFSKIFGNQTMIWHQVTESANGGK, from the coding sequence ATGAAAAAAGTAGTACTGGGATTTAGCGGAGGACTCGATACTTCCTATTGCGTTAAATATCTGACAGAAGAAAAAGGATATGAAGTGCATTCTGTAATCGTGAATACCGGCGGTTTTTCTGAAGAAGAACTGGTGGAAATTGAAAAGCGCGCTTACAATTTAGGTGTGAAGAGCCACAAGACGGTAAATGCAGTACGCTCTTATTATGATAGTGTAATCAAATACCTCATCTTCGGAAATGTACTGAAGAACAACACTTACCCACTGAGCGTAAGTGCTGAGCGTATGAGCCAGGCACTCGCTATCGGCGAATACGTGAGAGAAGTTGGTGCAGATGCTGTAGCACACGGTAGTACCGGTGCCGGTAACGACCAGGTTCGTTTTGATATGATCTTTAATATCATGATCCCAGGGGTTGAAATCATCACCCCGATCCGTGACATGAAACTGAGCCGTGAAGCAGAAATTTCTTACCTGAAAGAAAAAGGTGTGGAAATGAACTTTGAAAAGGCTGCATACTCCATCAACAAAGGGATGTGGGGTACATCCGTAGGTGGTAAAGAGACCCTGACTTCCAACGGTTTCCTGCCTGAAGAAGCATGGCCTACACAACTTACCAAAGAAGGTACTGAGCAGGTGAAACTGAAATTTGTGAAAGGTGAACTGACTGGTGTAAACGACAAGACTTTTGCACATCCTTCCGAAGCCATCCAATACTTACAAACCATAGCAGGCCCATTTGCCATTGGCCGCGATATTCACGTAGGTGATACCATCATCGGTATCAAAGGCCGTGTAGGCTTTGAAGCTGCCGCGCCTGTTATTATTATTAAAGCGCACCATGCACTGGAAAAACACGTGCTTACAAAATGGCAGCTGAGCTGGAAAGACCAACTGGCTGCATTCTACGGCAACTGGATGCATGAAGGTCAGATCATGGACCCTGTAATGCGCGACATCGAAGCGTTCTTACAGCACAGCCAGGAAAATGTGACCGGCGAAGTATTTGTAACGTTACAGCCTTACCGCTTCCAGGTAACTGGTATCGAATCTGCTTACGATCTGATGAGCAGCAAATTCGGTAAATACGGTGAGATGAATAATGGCTGGAGTGGCGAAGATGTAAGAGGTTTCAGCAAGATCTTCGGTAACCAGACTATGATCTGGCATCAGGTAACTGAGAGCGCCAACGGCGGCAAATAA